A single region of the Solwaraspora sp. WMMD791 genome encodes:
- the argG gene encoding argininosuccinate synthase, which translates to MSKVLRKLPVGERIGIAFSGGLDTSIAVAWMRERGAVPYAYTADVGQYDEPDLSDVPDRALIYGAEKARLVDCRAALVEEGLVALACGAFHIRSGGQTYFNTTPLGRAVVGTMLVQAMQSDDISIWGDGSTFKGNDIERFYRYGLLANPGLRIYKPWLDGAFVSELGGRLEMSHWLAQRDLPYRDSAEKAYSTDANIWGATHEAKQLEHLDTSIEIVTPIMGVPFWQPDVDIATEDVTVEFAHGRPVKINGQGFASAVDLVHEANRIGGRHGLGMSDQIENRIIEAKSRGIYEAPGMALLNIAYERLLTAIHNEDTVAAYQIEGRRLGRLLYEGRWFDPQALMLRESLHRWVGYPVTGSVTVRLRRGQDYSIVDTTGPHLSYHPDKLSMERSHYPAFSPDDRIGQLTMRNLDIADSRDKLEQYVADGPLLPGSGLISELPFGGATDIVRTGGEDVSVKPDALDRAAIESGTD; encoded by the coding sequence ATGTCGAAGGTGCTGCGAAAACTGCCTGTTGGTGAACGGATCGGCATCGCGTTCTCCGGCGGCCTGGACACATCCATCGCGGTCGCGTGGATGCGTGAACGCGGCGCCGTCCCGTACGCGTACACCGCCGACGTCGGCCAGTACGACGAGCCGGACCTCAGCGACGTGCCCGACCGGGCACTGATCTACGGCGCCGAGAAGGCGCGCCTGGTCGACTGCCGCGCGGCGCTGGTCGAGGAGGGCCTGGTCGCGCTGGCCTGCGGCGCCTTCCACATCCGCTCCGGTGGGCAGACGTACTTCAACACCACCCCGCTCGGGCGGGCCGTCGTCGGCACCATGCTGGTGCAGGCCATGCAGTCCGACGACATCTCCATCTGGGGTGACGGTTCGACGTTCAAGGGCAACGACATCGAACGCTTCTACCGGTACGGGCTGCTGGCCAACCCGGGGCTGCGGATCTACAAGCCGTGGCTGGACGGCGCGTTCGTCTCCGAGCTCGGTGGCCGGCTGGAGATGTCGCACTGGCTGGCGCAGCGTGACCTGCCGTACCGCGACTCGGCGGAGAAGGCCTACTCCACCGACGCCAACATCTGGGGCGCCACCCACGAGGCGAAGCAGCTGGAGCACCTCGACACCTCGATCGAGATCGTCACCCCGATCATGGGGGTGCCGTTCTGGCAGCCGGACGTCGACATCGCGACCGAGGACGTCACCGTCGAGTTCGCCCACGGCCGCCCCGTGAAGATCAACGGCCAGGGCTTCGCCAGCGCCGTCGACCTGGTGCACGAGGCCAACCGGATCGGCGGCCGGCACGGGCTGGGCATGTCCGACCAGATCGAGAACCGGATCATCGAGGCCAAGAGCCGCGGCATCTACGAGGCCCCCGGCATGGCGCTGCTGAACATCGCGTACGAGCGGCTGCTCACCGCCATCCACAACGAGGACACCGTCGCGGCGTACCAGATCGAAGGCCGCCGGCTCGGGCGGCTGCTGTACGAGGGCCGCTGGTTCGACCCGCAGGCGCTGATGCTGCGGGAGAGCCTGCACCGCTGGGTCGGCTACCCGGTCACCGGCAGCGTCACCGTCCGGCTGCGGCGCGGCCAGGACTACTCGATCGTCGACACCACCGGGCCGCACCTGAGCTACCACCCGGACAAGCTGTCGATGGAGCGCAGCCACTACCCGGCGTTCAGCCCGGACGACCGGATCGGCCAGCTGACGATGCGCAACCTCGACATCGCCGACTCCCGGGACAAGCTGGAGCAGTACGTCGCCGACGGCCCGCTGCTGCCCGGCAGCGGACTGATCAGCGAACTGCCGTTCGGCGGCGCCACCGACATCGTCCGCACCGGCGGTGAGGACGTGTCGGTCAAGCCGGACGCGTTGGACCGGGCCGCGATCGAGTCCGGCACCGACTGA
- a CDS encoding DUF4132 domain-containing protein has protein sequence MSITGNTEPWRAERLRELVAGADVPGLASYLYRHAWQVVNKAEHRALLRPLSRPDLVRLMRALIDVRLDGRHLPWAATELLSQLARRLPDDLSAEDAEALGAFVVLAPHALPPTALELVARRLQATSGLPDDVLKWVQLRSGESPRLRQFLAERGSVPLEPVDPWAAQILTELPTLGPAWPRLLAHASTATAARPPAAWLKTARELLAEADPAQARTVLDRWLTAASATPQQVPDAGNADVLRGLLWLVELTGPTTDQVRLFGVLVEVMLRRLPGVGPACPKIANAAVGVLGRLDGDAALAQLARLSARLTYKGTRNEVDKALDARAAALGIGRDEIEELAVPDYGLTDVGRHEVTVGGCRVELSAGASTVAVTWHNDAGRVVKSPPAAVRRDHPQVVADVKALAKDVSGMLAAQSARLDRLFLARRDWSLSVWRERYLDHPVVGVLARRLLWLVDGVVCGWADGALRTVDDTPVSAADDAVVQLWHPIGRPVPEVLAWREWLERHRVVQPFKQAHREVYLLTPAEESTGTYSNRFAGHVLRQHQFHALAAARGWADKLRLMVDDTYPPTVRQLPQWGLRAEYWVEGIGDDYGVDTTDSGTYLRLVTDQVRFYPIDAPGNVAHASGGGYTGGRWGAQRAPVVPMPLHEVPPLVFSEVLRDVDLFVGVASVGNDPTWSDGGPAGRFRDYWSSYSFGELSATAQTRRDLLARLLPRLAVGARASIDGRFLVVRGELRTYKIHLGSGNILMSPNDTYLCIVPDRSATRPGDDRHDAFLPFEGDTVLAVILSKAMLLARETEITDATITQQIGIATG, from the coding sequence ATGTCGATCACGGGCAACACCGAGCCGTGGCGCGCCGAGCGGCTGCGTGAGCTGGTCGCCGGTGCCGACGTACCCGGCCTGGCCAGCTATCTCTACCGGCACGCCTGGCAGGTCGTCAACAAGGCGGAGCACCGGGCGCTGCTGCGGCCGCTGTCCCGGCCCGATCTGGTACGCCTGATGCGTGCCCTGATCGACGTCCGGCTCGACGGTCGCCACCTGCCGTGGGCGGCGACGGAGCTGCTGTCGCAGCTGGCCCGGCGGCTGCCCGACGACCTGTCCGCCGAGGACGCCGAGGCCCTGGGCGCGTTCGTCGTCCTGGCGCCGCACGCACTGCCGCCGACCGCGTTGGAGCTGGTGGCGCGCCGGCTGCAGGCCACCAGTGGGCTGCCGGACGACGTACTGAAATGGGTGCAGCTGCGGTCGGGGGAGAGCCCCCGACTGCGGCAGTTCCTCGCCGAGCGGGGCAGCGTACCGCTGGAGCCGGTGGACCCGTGGGCCGCGCAGATCCTCACCGAGCTGCCGACCCTCGGCCCGGCCTGGCCCCGGCTGCTGGCGCACGCCAGCACCGCGACCGCCGCCCGCCCGCCGGCGGCCTGGCTGAAGACGGCGCGGGAGTTGCTCGCCGAGGCCGACCCGGCGCAGGCCCGTACGGTGCTGGACCGGTGGCTGACCGCCGCGTCGGCCACCCCGCAGCAGGTGCCGGACGCCGGCAACGCCGACGTGCTGCGGGGCCTGCTCTGGCTGGTGGAGCTGACCGGCCCGACCACCGACCAGGTACGCCTGTTCGGCGTACTGGTCGAAGTGATGTTGCGGCGGCTGCCGGGGGTCGGGCCGGCCTGCCCGAAGATCGCCAACGCGGCGGTCGGGGTGCTGGGCCGCCTCGACGGTGACGCCGCCCTGGCCCAGCTGGCCCGGCTGTCGGCCCGGCTGACGTACAAGGGCACCCGCAACGAGGTCGACAAGGCGCTCGACGCGCGGGCCGCCGCGCTCGGCATCGGCCGGGACGAGATCGAGGAGCTGGCGGTCCCCGACTACGGGTTGACCGACGTCGGTCGGCACGAGGTGACGGTCGGCGGCTGCCGGGTGGAGCTGTCGGCGGGCGCCAGCACCGTCGCGGTGACCTGGCACAACGACGCCGGCCGGGTGGTGAAGTCGCCTCCGGCGGCGGTACGGCGTGACCATCCGCAGGTCGTGGCCGACGTGAAGGCGCTGGCGAAGGACGTTTCCGGGATGTTGGCGGCGCAGTCGGCCCGGCTGGACCGGCTCTTCCTGGCCCGACGCGACTGGAGCCTGTCGGTGTGGCGGGAGCGCTACCTGGACCATCCGGTGGTCGGCGTCCTGGCCCGGCGGCTGCTGTGGCTGGTCGACGGGGTGGTGTGCGGCTGGGCCGACGGCGCGCTGCGGACGGTCGACGACACCCCGGTGTCGGCCGCCGACGACGCGGTGGTGCAGCTGTGGCATCCGATCGGGCGGCCGGTGCCGGAGGTGCTCGCCTGGCGGGAGTGGCTGGAACGCCACCGGGTGGTGCAGCCGTTCAAGCAGGCCCACCGGGAGGTGTACCTGCTGACTCCGGCGGAGGAGTCGACCGGCACCTACTCGAACCGGTTCGCCGGGCACGTGCTGCGCCAGCACCAGTTCCATGCGCTCGCCGCCGCCCGGGGCTGGGCGGACAAGCTGCGGTTGATGGTCGACGACACGTATCCGCCGACGGTGCGGCAGCTGCCGCAGTGGGGGCTGCGGGCGGAGTACTGGGTGGAGGGCATCGGCGACGACTACGGCGTCGACACCACCGACAGCGGTACGTACCTGCGGCTGGTCACCGACCAGGTGCGGTTCTATCCGATCGACGCCCCCGGCAACGTGGCGCACGCCAGCGGCGGCGGCTACACCGGCGGCCGGTGGGGGGCGCAACGGGCCCCGGTGGTGCCGATGCCGCTGCACGAGGTGCCGCCGCTGGTGTTCAGCGAGGTGCTGCGCGACGTCGACCTGTTCGTCGGGGTGGCCAGCGTCGGCAACGACCCGACCTGGTCCGATGGCGGGCCGGCGGGCCGGTTCCGGGACTACTGGTCGTCGTACAGCTTCGGGGAGTTGTCGGCGACGGCGCAGACCCGCCGGGACCTGCTGGCCCGGCTGCTGCCCCGGCTGGCGGTGGGTGCCCGGGCCAGCATCGACGGCCGGTTCCTGGTGGTCCGGGGTGAGCTGCGCACCTACAAGATCCACCTGGGGTCGGGGAACATCCTGATGAGCCCGAACGACACCTACCTGTGCATCGTGCCGGACCGGTCGGCGACGCGCCCCGGTGATGACCGTCACGACGCGTTCCTGCCGTTCGAGGGAGACACCGTGCTCGCCGTGATCCTCAGCAAGGCGATGCTGCTGGCCCGGGAAACCGAGATCACCGACGCGACGATCACCCAGCAGATCGGCATCGCCACCGGCTGA
- a CDS encoding helix-turn-helix transcriptional regulator, producing MMGYTRWSDVRSAYVERAGGEEAVEAGKRELLATVVGHRLAEVRKARGLTQQQVADRMGVTKGRVSQIEQGKISGQDVVARYAAALGGRLHQAIYFDDGDIAAIA from the coding sequence GTGATGGGCTACACGCGTTGGAGCGACGTCCGGAGTGCCTATGTCGAGCGGGCCGGTGGTGAGGAGGCGGTCGAGGCGGGCAAGCGGGAGCTGCTGGCCACCGTCGTCGGGCACCGCCTCGCCGAGGTACGCAAAGCCCGAGGTCTGACTCAGCAGCAGGTCGCCGACCGGATGGGCGTCACCAAGGGCCGGGTTTCCCAGATCGAGCAGGGCAAGATCTCCGGGCAGGATGTGGTGGCCCGCTACGCCGCCGCGCTCGGTGGCCGTCTGCACCAGGCCATCTACTTCGACGACGGCGACATCGCCGCGATCGCCTGA
- a CDS encoding helix-turn-helix transcriptional regulator, giving the protein MGEGGGWAAMRERRLAEPGAAEAYEAARLAFELGRSVRELRERRGWSQTQLATASEMTQSAVARFEAGGTVPTLVVLERLATALEVSLKVGFEPRDAAT; this is encoded by the coding sequence ATGGGTGAGGGTGGCGGTTGGGCCGCGATGCGGGAGCGGCGGTTGGCTGAGCCGGGTGCCGCTGAGGCGTACGAGGCGGCGCGGTTGGCGTTCGAGCTCGGTCGTTCGGTGCGTGAGTTGCGTGAGCGTCGTGGTTGGAGTCAGACGCAGTTGGCTACGGCGTCGGAGATGACGCAGTCTGCGGTGGCCCGGTTCGAGGCTGGCGGGACGGTGCCGACGCTCGTGGTGCTGGAAAGACTGGCGACAGCGCTGGAGGTGAGCCTGAAGGTCGGTTTCGAGCCCCGCGACGCCGCCACCTAG
- a CDS encoding helix-turn-helix domain-containing protein has protein sequence MTTAPGRHRITELPIGRRIAQLRARRGLTQQVFADRIGKSHSWVDKVERGIRSLDRISVIHTVAAVLGVTPETILAPTTSSRPEPATDTTAAAVEHLRAALARYDTPTPDQPTPSAADLHHRIQYAWTAYQHAHYPQLLRMLPDLLTHTRHTTTARADAAHLQTRVYRLTAHLLTKLDEAHLAWLAADRAITTAAGHPWHTAAAAIPLTQALRALHRPTLAIQAALTAVPLIDPAATDHPAPDDHALTGTLLIEAALAAATGNDPTTAHQLTDRADELAATMSHRQRRPDDSDTTTGFGPTAVELARAHIATALGDPRQAITHHQHATASHGWRELPAEHRAAHLIDIAHAYLDTGNPTAASHAIITADQTAPAETRTRPTTHTVITTLLRTGPTPDLTRLATTIGLTPRP, from the coding sequence ATGACCACCGCGCCCGGCCGCCACCGCATCACCGAACTACCCATCGGCCGGCGGATCGCCCAACTGCGCGCCCGACGCGGCCTCACCCAGCAGGTCTTCGCCGACCGCATCGGCAAATCCCACTCCTGGGTCGACAAGGTCGAACGCGGCATCCGCTCCCTCGACCGCATCTCCGTCATCCACACCGTCGCCGCCGTCCTCGGCGTCACCCCCGAAACCATCCTCGCCCCCACCACCAGCAGCCGACCCGAACCCGCCACCGACACCACGGCCGCCGCCGTCGAACACCTGCGCGCCGCCCTCGCCCGCTACGACACCCCCACCCCCGACCAACCCACACCGTCCGCCGCCGACCTGCACCACCGCATCCAGTACGCCTGGACCGCCTACCAGCACGCCCACTACCCGCAACTCCTCCGGATGCTGCCCGACCTACTCACCCACACCCGCCACACCACCACGGCACGAGCCGACGCCGCCCACCTGCAAACCCGGGTCTACCGGCTCACCGCACACCTACTCACCAAACTCGACGAAGCCCACCTCGCCTGGCTCGCCGCCGACCGCGCCATCACCACCGCCGCAGGCCACCCCTGGCACACCGCCGCAGCCGCCATCCCACTCACCCAAGCGTTACGCGCCCTGCACCGACCCACCCTCGCGATCCAAGCCGCGCTCACCGCCGTACCGCTGATCGACCCGGCCGCGACCGACCACCCGGCACCCGACGACCACGCCCTCACCGGCACCCTGCTCATCGAAGCCGCCCTCGCCGCCGCCACCGGCAACGACCCCACCACCGCCCACCAACTCACCGACCGGGCCGACGAACTCGCCGCCACCATGAGCCACCGCCAGCGGCGACCCGACGACAGCGACACCACCACCGGCTTCGGGCCCACCGCCGTCGAACTTGCCCGAGCCCACATCGCCACCGCCCTCGGCGACCCACGCCAGGCCATCACTCACCACCAACACGCCACCGCCAGCCACGGCTGGCGGGAACTACCCGCCGAACACCGCGCCGCCCACCTGATCGACATCGCCCACGCCTACCTCGACACCGGCAACCCCACCGCCGCCTCCCACGCCATCATCACCGCCGACCAGACCGCCCCCGCCGAAACCCGCACCCGACCCACCACCCACACCGTCATCACCACCCTCCTACGGACCGGTCCTACCCCCGACCTGACCCGCCTCGCCACCACCATCGGCCTCACCCCACGACCCTGA